Genomic window (Emys orbicularis isolate rEmyOrb1 unplaced genomic scaffold, rEmyOrb1.hap1 scaffold_92, whole genome shotgun sequence):
TTTGGCAAACTGGGTGCAAGCGAATGAGAGGCATTTTAACACAGGTAAATGGAAATGtatccatctaggaacaaagaacgttgACCCCACCTACGGGCTGGGGGACTCGATCCTGTGAAGCAGCGATAGTGAGAAggccttgggggggtgggggaggaagtggctaatcagctcccagtgtgacaacATAGCCAAAAGAGCTATTGGGATCCTGGGATGTATGACCGGGGAATCAATTAACAAAACAGCGGAAGGCCAGTTTTATGAGAACAGTGCCAGACAAATTCACCAAAAAAGATGGACGCTTCACACAGGCCTAATGtggtgtccatctttaaaaagggggagctggggaactatagaccaactatagtctagagaagagcaacaaaactgatccAAGGGCTAGAAAACAtcgacctatgaggaaagattgaaaaaattgggtttgtttagtgaggaggagggaagactgagaggggacaacagttttcaagtacataaatggttgttacaaggaggagggtgaagacTTGTTCTTAATcgctgaggataggataagaagcaatgggtttacattgcagcaagggaggtttaggttggacattcggaaaaacttcccaactgtcagagttgttaaattattttctctggccagagagggcaggacaagaggcaatgggttcaaactacagcattgcagatttagattaaacctCGGGGAAACTTCCTAACTAAGATCAGTAGGACAGTGGACCAGAcaccgagggaggttgtggaagagccttcactggaggttttccaatGGCAGCTGGAGCCAGCTGTCTGGGATGGCTTAGCCCCAACAAAGGTTGCATCTTGGCCAGGGGTTAGACTagctgacccttgcggtccctgcTAACCCTGTGGCTctgtgaaaacaatacaatagaGATACTGGAATAATTGAGATGCTTTGGTATGGACACCAGCCCTATGCTTATAGGCCTGTCAAGACACATAGAGACAGATTTacacatcccttcccctttagTTTGCCTTTCTTTCTAGTCACCTGAGCCTGACACTTGTGGGCTcccccagaccagtaaggggttctgtcaccacCTCCCCTATAACTGGGGGCCCTTTAATGCTTCTGTGGCTCAGagctttgacagcagtagccagCCCACAAGCATAAAAGGGGTCTCCTGACATGACAGGTCCCCTGCCGCCCCGACAAGCCAGCGTAGGGTGGCCAGTTCTGGTTGGACGGatccctggaggtttcatcacatgacaatctttaattcctggagcctGCAGAGCAGTACTGGAGAGGTGGGAGCACcagctgtgtcgatgggagaagcctgCCCTTCGACTGCTGTCTGCACGGGGGTGAGTGACGCAGTCGCACCGACACCAGGGCCTGGAGACAGCGGCTGTGAATTCCTCTGCTCCCACGCTACCCCCTGCAACCGCTCTCACTCCGCTGGCCAACAGCAAGGTTCTCCCTCCAGCTCCCAAACAGCAGCAACGACTGAGCCTTGCGGCTTCTACTTGCCACTAACTAGGTGGCCGGAATCTCTTAGGATCTCTGCCCACAGGCGTGAAGTGTGGCAGCTCTCACCTCAGCGCTCTTAGTGAGAGAGGAATCAGCAGCTACTTCAAAACCCACCCGAGCGCCCACCGCCCAGAGGCGCAGCCCCAAGAACGTTCTAGCAGTGGGGAGTCTCTCCCCAAGTCCTTTGTGTCAGTCCAGGGCCTCTCCCCACCTCAGCAAACATCAGTGTGGCCCTGGCTGACCCCATGCTGGGCCGTTGTGCGGGCGGCTCCCAACAGGTCCATCTCAGAGACATGGGCCCCACATACAAACCTGGGGTAGATTATGTCCTCAAACAACCTGCAGGTCAAATGCGATGAGGTGCAGCCCGTTGCTCACTCAGTTACCTCTCTTCTCTCCTGGCTTCCGGGCCATGACTGGTGCACACCCCTTTTCTTTGCACCTTCGCTGAACtcctggggcttgtctacacttggccCTACAGCATAGATGCGCCCTGCGCCGATGGGACTGGCTCTCCTGTCCGCATAGGATACCCACtgccccagaggcaggagctaggCAGCTAGCGCTGTCTCCACAGGGACTTGGGACAAcactggattttccacacccgACCGATGGACTTCCTAGTGCAGACGAGGCCTTTGCGGAAAGTTTTCTAGAAAGACCAATATCAGGCCTTGCGCTCAGCAGAGCTATTGTGTGTACAAGCCCAGGCAGGTGTTAGTAGCTGCCAGTCAGCGGGGGGAAGAGTGCGAGCATGCGTGTCACGCATACCAGCCAATCTCTTAGGCCTGGTTTGCACTAGGAACTTACATCAGTGCAGCAACGGTGTGAAAAACCCGAGAGATGCAGCAACACCAACCCACCCCTGGTGTAAACAGCACTAAGtagacggaagaattcttccatcaacctggcTACAGCCTCTCGGGAGGTGGATTCCCAACGCCGATGGGAAACGCCCCCGCCGGCAGCGTCTACGCGGACGCTGCACTGATGGGGTGTTTGAAGTGTGGACATCCCCTTCATAACCAAACCGGTACTACACACGGCAAACGGACAGCGGCATTCGAaatccctctgaaacctgtctcagATACAAGCTCTCGGGCGGCGTTCCCCGTGCAGCCTGCCCCACTTCAGTGCTGGGACGTCGATTCCAGTGGATGGGGGGCAACAGAACATTGCAGGCTGGAGTCACAAGGGGCACTTCCAGCATTTACGCCCCCCTGGCATTAacaaaacccccactcagctgccccCAACCCTGCAGGCACCTACGTTCCCCCAAGAAGCGTCCGGAAAGTAGGGGGGGTGTcatatttttaactcaaaaatggagattttttttgtaattaaatatatttttttaaaataaaaatataaaattgtgaAATTAGCCCTGCCTTCATTAAGGTCACCCCAATTCCTTGTCCCTTCCTCAGGGGACCACCCTACAACCCTATGGGACAGACCACACCAGAGTGACCCCGCAGCATGGACAGAGACTGCACTGATGGAAGTGGGCTTTCCAGCAGTATAGAAACACACACCGGGGggtccagcccccagcacaacCCTCTGTCTCTGCCTTCCAGCCAGTGCACCCTAGTCCTCTTCCTTGATAGGAGCCAAACCACCAAGCCTGCacctccccagctgctgctcatCCTTAATTAGCTGCCTTCCACCCTTCTCCAGGATGGGCTAATTGGGCCACTCAGCTGCCTGTTAACCCTTCACCTGCCAGCATGGGGCAcatgtccgggggggggggggggggctgcaggggtgaaTTCTGGGAGACGCTGTTTGTGGGTCTTTGGGAGGGTCCCATCTCCCATGTTGGGTGGAAGGAGGATCCCAGGGAGGGCTGCGtaaggggcagcagggctcattAACCAAAGGGAACAGAGAGTTCCTGTGAGGGAGGCTGTATATGGGGGGTCCCAGGAGAAGGTTGATCCCAGAGGGGTATCCTGGGGAGGTTCCTGgtgtgggaggatcccagagggCTGTGCTGGGGGAGGTTCCAGTGGGGTGGatcccagcagggggaggggagggtctttTTCCTGTTTATATTCAGACAGAGGCGGGGGGTTCCACGGCACCATTTATTGCAGAGTTTATCACAACATGGGTGAGGTTTATACAGAGCCCCCTGCACAGAgtcccgcagcccccccaccagCATTGTGcccccaaacccccctcccccaggctcttCTAGCCTCAGAGCTGAAACCAGTCCAAGGTGCTGGCCAGATGCAGGGACCGTCTCTGTgaccccccagctctgtccccccgACCAGGACAGTCCAGCTGACGCctggcctgcacccccagcagcaCTGCTCCAGCATCTTCAAGGCAGTGGGGGCTGAGAGGACGTCGTCCCAGCCTCTTGCCCCACCCCTGGCTCCCCAGGGGTGCCAGAGGGCAGGTGCTATCGGGGTACCGGTGGCCCAAACATCTCCATGGTCTGTATCACCAGGGAGAGATGGTCCAGGAAGGAGCTGATGGAAACACGCAGGATCCGGGCCTCGTCTGCTTTCCAGCACCTGGTAGGAGCatatggggtgagggggaggggagggtagcCCCCCTAAACTCAGCTTAGACAGTACCCCTCATGACCCAcaacccctgctagcccagccctgggctcccccccagctctgccggtgccactcactcctgacctgcagcccctgccagcccggccctgaccccccccccccagctctgctggtgcccctcactcccgccctgcagcccctgccagcccggccctgcccccccccagctctgccggtgcccctcactcccgccctgcagcccctactagcccggccctgaccccccgcccccagctctgccggtgcccctcactcccgacctgcagcccctaaTGAGGGTTGGTCTCCATGGGGGGGCTCACTCACACGTGTAGGAAGTTCTCGGTCACCGTCAGTTCTTTGCTGATCCCCCCCTTGCGGGGCTCAGGGTCGGGGGCCAGGGAGCCATGAGCGATTTGGGCCTCCAGGGGGGATGGAAATGGGACACTcaaggtgctgggaggggagggggaggttaaGGAAAAAG
Coding sequences:
- the LAGE3 gene encoding EKC/KEOPS complex subunit LAGE3; this translates as MEEAGAARAGLGFTLSVPFPSPLEAQIAHGSLAPDPEPRKGGISKELTVTENFLHVCWKADEARILRVSISSFLDHLSLVIQTMEMFGPPVPR